Proteins encoded in a region of the Raphanus sativus cultivar WK10039 chromosome 8, ASM80110v3, whole genome shotgun sequence genome:
- the LOC108818943 gene encoding uncharacterized protein LOC108818943 has protein sequence MALPLGKLTILIGAGLVGSVLAKEGSLPDVSHFVSGAFKIVLRQLKQEEPAKSGSRPRNDTLTAQVNSLRHELQLLASNRPITIISTGGSGGKKYGWIIIIGVIGYGYVWWKGWKLPDFMFATRRSLSDACNNVGSQIDGFYESLSGTKRELGSEIDRMDRTLDESTIIIKETGREVTELRDGTANMKDDVRSVFEAVETLASKVYRIEGNQDLTLKGVGALHAQCREHKRLQESNKALPSTSSVPALEAAPVTPSLRSLSLPPASPRESQLPSTPNGAQQSNGPLQHTQSMSGLKDINESSNGTPSGEATGNTSLGLFSMFSMPRIGRTRSAVNAVPANLTGAQ, from the exons GTCTTGTTGGGTCAGTGCTTGCTAAAGAAGGGAGCTTACCTGATGTATCCCATTTTGTCTCTGGTGCTTTTAAG ATTGTACTAAGGCAGCTGAAACAAGAAGAACCTGCCAAATCAGGCAGCAGGCCTCGCAATGATACACTTACAGCCCAG GTTAACAGTCTTAGGCATGAATTACAGCTGCTGGCTTCAAACAGACCTATAACCATAATTTCGACAGGAGGATCAG GTGGTAAAAAGTATGGTTGGATCATTATTATTGGGGTGATAGGCTACGGATATGTATGGTGGAAG GGCTGGAAACTTCCAGATTTTATGTTTGCGACAAGGCGCAGCTTATCTGATGCATGTAATAACGTTGGCAGCCAGATCGATGGTTTTTATGAATCCCTCTCG GGTACAAAACGGGAGTTAGGTTCAGAAATTGACAGGATGGATCGTACTTTGGATGAAAGTACAATAATTATTAAAGAAACAGGAAGAGAG GTGACTGAACTACGTGATGGTACAGCAAATATGAAAGATGACGTTAGGTCTGTTTTCGAGGCTGTTGAAACTCTG GCAAGCAAAGTCTACCGCATTGAGGGAAATCAG GATCTCACGCTTAAAGGAGTTGGAGCTCTGCATGCTCAGTGTCGGGAGCACAAAAGACTTCAAGAGTCCAATAAG gcTTTGCCATCGACTTCGTCTGTACCAGCCCTTGAGGCAGCTCCTGTGACACCATCGTTAAGG AGTCTGTCTTTGCCTCCTGCTTCTCCCCGTGAATCCCAGTTGCCGTCAACCCCTAATGGAGCTCAACAG TCAAATGGTCCACTTCAGCACACTCAGTCTATGTCTGGGTTGAAGGATATAAACGAAAGCTCTAATGGAACACCTTCTGGAGAAGCCACGGGAAACACGAGTTTGGGCCTGTTTAGTATGTTCTCAATGCCAAGAATAGGGAGGACTCGTAGTGCGGTGAACGCAGTGCCTGCAAACTTGACTGGAGCCCAGTAG
- the LOC108818984 gene encoding uncharacterized protein LOC108818984: MRSQQRDQDSRAFYDLSGLVLSLLRSPPTPISLPDHHHHFPDSPMMMRSPQHRSLSMAHITPSGFASLLLGISVALMLCGSVTFFIGFLLLPWVLGLIVVLYVAGIVSIISMAGRSILSYLLTPPPPFSSRKEISEWKLL; this comes from the exons ATGAGAagccaacagagagatcaagactCGAGGGCTTTCTACGATCTATCGGGTCTTGTCCTGAGCCTCCTCCGCTCTCCTCCCACCCCGATTTCTCTCCccgatcatcatcatcacttccCGGATTCGCCGATGATGATGAGAAGTCCGCAGCATCGGTCGCTTTCGATGGCGCATATAACTCCGTCGGGATTCGCGTCGCTGCTGCTGGGTATATCGGTGGCTCTGATGCTCTGTGGATCTGTGACTTTCTTCATCGGCTTCCTCTTGCTGCCCTGGGTTCTGGGTCTCATCGTGGTTCTTTATGTTGCTGGGATCGTGTCTATCATTTCCATGGCTGGGAGGTCCATCCTCTCTTACCTCTTGACGCCGCCTCCTCCTTTTTCATCAAGGAAGGAGATTTCTG AATGGAAGCTGTTGTGA
- the LOC108820798 gene encoding agamous-like MADS-box protein AGL9 homolog isoform X3 codes for MGRGRVELKRIENKINRQVTFAKRRNGVLKKAYELSVLCDAEVALIIFSNRGKLYEFCSNSSTLKTLERYQKCNYGPPEPNVPSREALAVELSSQQEYLKLKERYDALQRTQRNLLGEDLGPLSTKELESLERQLDSSLKQIRALRTQFMLDQLNDLQSKLADGYQMPFQLNPNQEEDVVDYGRHQPQQQAFFQPLEYEPIFQIGYHQGQQQDHGMGAGPSENNYMLGWLPYDTNSI; via the exons atgggaaGAGGGAGAGTAGAGTTGAAGAGGATAGAGAACAAGATCAATAGGCAAGTGACGTTTGCAAAAAGAAGGAATGGTGTTTTGAAGAAAGCATACGAGCTTTCCGTTCTATGTGATGCAGAGGTTGCTCTCATCATCTTCTCTAATAGAGGAAAACTGTACGAGTTTTGCAGTAACTCGAG CACGCTTAAGACATTGGAGAGGTACCAAAAGTGCAACTACGGACCGCCAGAGCCCAATGTGCCTTCAAGAGAAGCCTTAGCAGTT GAACTTAGTAGCCAGCAGGAGTATCTCAAGCTTAAGGAGCGTTACGACGCCTTACAGAGAACCCAAAG gAATCTATTGGGAGAAGATCTTGGACCACTTAGTACAAAGGAGCTTGAGTCACTTGAGAGACAGCTTGATTCTTCTTTGAAGCAGATCAGAGCTCTCAGG ACACAGTTCATGCTCGACCAGCTCAATGATCTCCAGAGTAAG TTAGCTGATGGGTATCAGATGCCATTCCAACTCAACCCGAACCAAGAAGAAGATGTTGTTGACTATGGGCGTCATCAACCACAACAACAAGCGTTCTTCCAGCCTTTGGAATACGAACCCATTTTTCAAATCGG GTATCATCAGGGGCAACAGCAAGATCATGGAATGGGAGCAGGACCAAGTGAGAATAATTACATGTTGGGTTGGTTACCTTACGACACCAACTCTATTTGA
- the LOC108820798 gene encoding agamous-like MADS-box protein AGL9 homolog isoform X2 produces MGRGRVELKRIENKINRQVTFAKRRNGVLKKAYELSVLCDAEVALIIFSNRGKLYEFCSNSSTLKTLERYQKCNYGPPEPNVPSREALAELSSQQEYLKLKERYDALQRTQRNLLGEDLGPLSTKELESLERQLDSSLKQIRALRTQFMLDQLNDLQSKERMLNETNKSLRLRLADGYQMPFQLNPNQEEDVVDYGRHQPQQQAFFQPLEYEPIFQIGYHQGQQQDHGMGAGPSENNYMLGWLPYDTNSI; encoded by the exons atgggaaGAGGGAGAGTAGAGTTGAAGAGGATAGAGAACAAGATCAATAGGCAAGTGACGTTTGCAAAAAGAAGGAATGGTGTTTTGAAGAAAGCATACGAGCTTTCCGTTCTATGTGATGCAGAGGTTGCTCTCATCATCTTCTCTAATAGAGGAAAACTGTACGAGTTTTGCAGTAACTCGAG CACGCTTAAGACATTGGAGAGGTACCAAAAGTGCAACTACGGACCGCCAGAGCCCAATGTGCCTTCAAGAGAAGCCTTAGCA GAACTTAGTAGCCAGCAGGAGTATCTCAAGCTTAAGGAGCGTTACGACGCCTTACAGAGAACCCAAAG gAATCTATTGGGAGAAGATCTTGGACCACTTAGTACAAAGGAGCTTGAGTCACTTGAGAGACAGCTTGATTCTTCTTTGAAGCAGATCAGAGCTCTCAGG ACACAGTTCATGCTCGACCAGCTCAATGATCTCCAGAGTAAG GAGCGCATGCTTAATGAGACAAATAAATCTCTAAGGCTCAGG TTAGCTGATGGGTATCAGATGCCATTCCAACTCAACCCGAACCAAGAAGAAGATGTTGTTGACTATGGGCGTCATCAACCACAACAACAAGCGTTCTTCCAGCCTTTGGAATACGAACCCATTTTTCAAATCGG GTATCATCAGGGGCAACAGCAAGATCATGGAATGGGAGCAGGACCAAGTGAGAATAATTACATGTTGGGTTGGTTACCTTACGACACCAACTCTATTTGA
- the LOC108820798 gene encoding agamous-like MADS-box protein AGL9 homolog isoform X1, producing the protein MGRGRVELKRIENKINRQVTFAKRRNGVLKKAYELSVLCDAEVALIIFSNRGKLYEFCSNSSTLKTLERYQKCNYGPPEPNVPSREALAVELSSQQEYLKLKERYDALQRTQRNLLGEDLGPLSTKELESLERQLDSSLKQIRALRTQFMLDQLNDLQSKERMLNETNKSLRLRLADGYQMPFQLNPNQEEDVVDYGRHQPQQQAFFQPLEYEPIFQIGYHQGQQQDHGMGAGPSENNYMLGWLPYDTNSI; encoded by the exons atgggaaGAGGGAGAGTAGAGTTGAAGAGGATAGAGAACAAGATCAATAGGCAAGTGACGTTTGCAAAAAGAAGGAATGGTGTTTTGAAGAAAGCATACGAGCTTTCCGTTCTATGTGATGCAGAGGTTGCTCTCATCATCTTCTCTAATAGAGGAAAACTGTACGAGTTTTGCAGTAACTCGAG CACGCTTAAGACATTGGAGAGGTACCAAAAGTGCAACTACGGACCGCCAGAGCCCAATGTGCCTTCAAGAGAAGCCTTAGCAGTT GAACTTAGTAGCCAGCAGGAGTATCTCAAGCTTAAGGAGCGTTACGACGCCTTACAGAGAACCCAAAG gAATCTATTGGGAGAAGATCTTGGACCACTTAGTACAAAGGAGCTTGAGTCACTTGAGAGACAGCTTGATTCTTCTTTGAAGCAGATCAGAGCTCTCAGG ACACAGTTCATGCTCGACCAGCTCAATGATCTCCAGAGTAAG GAGCGCATGCTTAATGAGACAAATAAATCTCTAAGGCTCAGG TTAGCTGATGGGTATCAGATGCCATTCCAACTCAACCCGAACCAAGAAGAAGATGTTGTTGACTATGGGCGTCATCAACCACAACAACAAGCGTTCTTCCAGCCTTTGGAATACGAACCCATTTTTCAAATCGG GTATCATCAGGGGCAACAGCAAGATCATGGAATGGGAGCAGGACCAAGTGAGAATAATTACATGTTGGGTTGGTTACCTTACGACACCAACTCTATTTGA